Genomic segment of Vibrio celticus:
TAGAAGCAGGTCGCGGTCTTTGGGAATTCCGTTTAGAAAACGGCGAAGAGTTTGAAGTTGGCGCTGAGCTAAACGTAGAACTTTTCAACGAAATTAAAAAAGTAGACGTTACTGGTACATCTAAAGGTAAAGGCTTCCAAGGCGCTATCAAGCGTTGGAACTTCTCTACTCAAGATATGACTCACGGTAACTCTTTGTCTCACCGCGCACCGGGTTCAATTGGCCAATGTCAAACTCCAGGTCGCGTGTTTAAAGGCAAGAAAATGGCAGGTCACATGGGTGCTGAGCGTGTAACGACTCAAAACCTAGAGATCGTACGTGTTGACGCTGAGCGCAATCTACTCCTTATTAAAGGTGCAGTACCGGGCTCAACAGGCGGAAACGTGATCGTAAAACCTGCTGTTAAAGCATAACGTCTAGGAGTAAGTAATGGAATTGATGGTTAAAGGTGCTGATGCACTAACTGTTTCCGAGACTACTTTCGGACGTGACTTCAACGAAGCTCTTGTACACCAAGTAGTTGTTGCATATGCAGCAGGTGCTCGTCAAGGTACTCGTGCTCAAAAGACTCGTTCTGAAGTATCTGGCGGTGGCGCTAAGCCATGGCGTCAAAAAGGTACTGGCCGCGCACGTGCTGGTACAATTCGTAGCCCAATCTGGCGTACAGGTGGTGTTACTTTTGCTGCGAAACCACAAGATCACAGCCAAAAAGTAAACAAAAAAATGTACCGCGGTGCTATGAAGAGCATTCTTTCTGAGCTAGTTCGTCAAGAGCGTTTAATCGTTGTTGATAACTTCTCTGTAGAAGCACCAAAAACAAAAGAACTTGTAGCTAAGCTTAAAGAGCTTGAGCTAAGCGACGTTCTGATTGTGACTGGCGAAGTAGATGAAAATCTATTCTTAGCTGCTCGTAACCTATACAAAGTAGATGCACGTGATGTTGCTGGTGTTGATCCAGTATCACTAATCGCTTTCGACAAGGTTCTAATGACTGCTGACGCAGTTAAGCAAGTTGAGGAGATGCTAGCATGATCACTGAAGAGCGTATCTTAAAAGTTCTACGTGCTCCGCACATCTCTGAAAAAGCAACTATGGCAGCTGAGAAAGCGAACACTATCGTTTTCAAAGTAGCTAAAGATGCAACTAAGAAAGAGATCAAAGCAGCTGTAGAAAAGCTATTTGAAGTTGAAGTTAAGTCTGTAAATAC
This window contains:
- the rplD gene encoding 50S ribosomal protein L4, which gives rise to MELMVKGADALTVSETTFGRDFNEALVHQVVVAYAAGARQGTRAQKTRSEVSGGGAKPWRQKGTGRARAGTIRSPIWRTGGVTFAAKPQDHSQKVNKKMYRGAMKSILSELVRQERLIVVDNFSVEAPKTKELVAKLKELELSDVLIVTGEVDENLFLAARNLYKVDARDVAGVDPVSLIAFDKVLMTADAVKQVEEMLA
- the rplC gene encoding 50S ribosomal protein L3; translation: MIGLVGRKVGMTRVFTEEGVSIPVTVVEVEANRISQVKTLETDGYAAIQVTTGAKKANRVTKPEAGHFAKAGVEAGRGLWEFRLENGEEFEVGAELNVELFNEIKKVDVTGTSKGKGFQGAIKRWNFSTQDMTHGNSLSHRAPGSIGQCQTPGRVFKGKKMAGHMGAERVTTQNLEIVRVDAERNLLLIKGAVPGSTGGNVIVKPAVKA
- the rplW gene encoding 50S ribosomal protein L23, translating into MITEERILKVLRAPHISEKATMAAEKANTIVFKVAKDATKKEIKAAVEKLFEVEVKSVNTLVLKGKTKRQGMREGRRSDVKKAYVTLKEGQDLDFVGGAE